In Ascaphus truei isolate aAscTru1 chromosome 7, aAscTru1.hap1, whole genome shotgun sequence, one genomic interval encodes:
- the ATG9A gene encoding autophagy-related protein 9A gives MSVFDTPYQRLDASYTDSPLGEDDLLVHVPEGSKSPWHHIENLDLFFSRVYNLHQKNGFTCMLIGEIFELIQFIFVVSFTTFLVSCVDYDILFANKMVNHSQSEHVKVTLPDALLLPGVCRARIQENGFLTSLLVVAGVFWIHRLIKFIYNICCYWEIHNFYIQALRIPMSDLPYYTWEEVQSRIVQIQKEHQICIHKKELSELDVSHRILRFKNYMVAMVNKNLLPLQHRLPMLGNTVFYSRGLKYNFQLIFFWGPGCLFQNEWSLKAEYKRAGARLELAEKLSHRILWIGLANLVLCPLVLVWQILYAFFSYTEVLRREPGSLGARCWSLYGRCYLRHFNELDHQLQARLSRAYKPASKYMNCFLSPLLAVAAKHFGFLAGSLLAVLIALTVYDEDVLAVEHVLTAVTLLGLVVTICRSFIPDQHLVFCPEQLLRVILAHIHYMPDHWQRSAHRAETRGEFAQLFQYKAVFILEELLSPLLTPLVLIFRLRPKSLEIIDFFRNFTVEVVGVGDTCSFAQMDVRQHGHPAWMSAGKTEASVYQQAEDGKTELSLMHFAITNPRWQPPRECSAFLSQLRERVQKDSSGAAQKNSTGLLHPLHFSGLSLQSDSEPHSLMVNTLSGMSPMGFPPNAEVPCSPHVSAVSEVASALRSLSPQQSSQPAQNQSVMGADFRNGSFGSSVWEGPVHSGTLSEYASTEMSLHALYMHELHQQHTRMAPGRHHWHRQESDESGDSVQGDALINTTSNIPPSVSCPSPAALPTEERVPPVNIQRFSVSTDLGSVQRAASSFARQPMGGWSEDGQPTRHPETVPEEGSEDELPPQVHKV, from the exons CTCCGTGGCACCACATTGAAAATCTTGACCTCTTCTTCTCTCGG GTGTATAATCTGCACCAGAAGAATGGTTTTACCTGTATGCTGATTGGGGAGATCTTTGAgttaat ACAGTTTATCTTCGTTGTCAGTTTCACCACTTTCCTGGTGAGCTGTGTGGATTATGACATCCTCTTTGCCAACAAGATGGTGAATCACAGTCAGAGTGAACATGTAAAAGTGACCCTACCTGATGCCCTTCTTCTCCCCGGAGTTTGCAGAGCCAG AATACAAGAAAATGGGTTCCTCACCTCTCTTCTGGTTGTCGCTGGTGTCTTCTGGATTCACCGACTGATAAAATTCATATACAACATCTGCTGCTACTGGGAGATCCACAACTTCTATATTCAAGCCTTGCGCATCCCAATG TCGGACCTCCCGTATTACACCTGGGAGGAGGTCCAGAGCCGCATCGTCCAGATCCAGAAGGAGCATCAGATCTGCATCCACAAGAAGGAGCTCTCTGAACTAGACGTGTCCCACCGCATCCTGCGCTTCAAGAACTACATGGTAGCCATGGTGAATAAGAACTTGCTACCTCTTCAACACCGGCTCCCCATGCTGGGCAACACCGTCTTCTACAGCCGCGGCCTCAAGTACAACTTCCAGCTCATCTTCTTCTGGGGCCCTGGCTGCCTCTTCCAGAATGAGTGGAGCCTGAAGGCCGAGTACAAGCGAGCAGGAGCGCGACTGGAGCTGGCGGAGAAGCTGTCTCACCGCATCCTGTGGATCGGACTCGCCAACCTGGTGCTGTGCCCCCTGGTGCTGGTCTGGCAGATCCTATACGCCTTCTTCAGCTACACTGAGGTGCTTCGGCGGGAGCCTGGCAGCCTAGGGGCACGCTGCTGGTCTCTCTACGGCCGCTGCTACCTGCGCCACTTCAACGAGCTGGACCATCAGCTGCAGGCCAGGTTGAGCCGAGCATACAAGCCGGCCAGCAAGTACATGAACTGCTTCCTTTCCCCACTGTTGGCTGTGGCTGCCAAGCACTTCGGCTTTCTGGCAGGCTCGTTATTGGCCGTGCTGATAGCGCTCACCGTCTACGACGAGGATGTGCTGGCGGTGGAACACGTACTGACTGCTGTCACTCTGCTGGGGCTTGTGGTGACCATCTGCAG GTCTTTCATCCCTGACCAGCACCTGGTGTTCTGCCCGGAGCAGCTTCTGCGGGTCATTCTGGCTCATATCCATTACATGCCCGACCACTGGCAGCGCAGTGCTCACCGCGCAGAGACACGGGGAGAGTTCGCACAGCTGTTCCAATACAAAGCG GTATTTATCCTAGAAGAGCTCCTCAGCCCACTCCTAACACCCCTCGTTTTGATATTTCGCCTGCGTCCCAAGTCACTGGAGATCATCGACTTCTTCCGAAACTTCACAGTGGAGGTGGTTGGAGTCGGGGACACGTGTTCATTCGCTCAAATGGACGTCCGTCAGCACGGCCATCCCGCG TGGATGTCCGCAGGCAAGACCGAGGCGTCCGTTTACCAGCAGGCAGAGGACGGCAAGACCGAGCTCTCTCTCATGCATTTCGCCATCACTAACCCCCGCTGGCAGCCTCCCCGCGAGTGTTCAGCCTTCCTGAGTCAGCTGAGGGAGCGAGTTCAAAAGGACAGCAGCGGAGCCGCACAAAAAAACTCTACAGGACTCCTACACCCCCTGCACTTCTCCGGCTTGTCACTGCAGTCTGACTCTGAG ccacATAGTCTGATGGTGAACACGCTTTCGGGGATGTCTCCGATGGGGTTCCCACCAAATGCTGAGGTTCCATGCTCTCCTCACGTCTCTGCTGTGTCAGAGGTGGCTTCTGCCTTGCGCTCTCTGTCACCACAGCAGTCCTCTCAGCCGGCACAGAACCAGAGCGTGATGGG CGCTGACTTCAGAAATGGCAGTTTTGGGAGCAGTGTGTGGGAAGGACCCGTGCACAGTGGTACCCTGTCTGAATACGCATCCACCGAGATGAGCCTGCACGCTCTTTACATGCATGAA TTGCATCAGCAGCACACGCGCATGGCACCTGGTCGACACCATTGGCATCGTCAGGAAAGCGATGAAAGTGGAGACAGCGTTCAGGGCGATGCCCTTATAAACACTACATCCAACATACCTCCCTCTGTCAGTTGCCCATCTCCTGCTGCACTACCCACAGAAGAGAGGGTGCCCCCAGTCAACATACAGCGATTCAGCGTCAGCACAG ATCTGGGATCCGTGCAAAGAGCAGCGTCCAGTTTTGCTCGACAGCCAATGGGAGGGTGGAGTGAGGATGGACAGCCGACCAGACACCCAGAAACTGTTCCAGAGGAGGGGTCTGAAGATGAGCTCCCACCCCAAGTGCATAAG GTGTGA